The following are encoded together in the Chthonomonas sp. genome:
- a CDS encoding acyl-CoA dehydrogenase family protein produces MTTSSDALTATVFGGSFISADPPQTFAPEDFGGDEQLMISTAEQFSRKSVLPVQEQLDAQEEGLMPRLINEAGSLGFCGIDTNDQFGGLGLGKNLAARILEFLSLNASFSVTIGITSGISQVGLQLFGNDSQRSRYLPALAAGTQIGAYCLSEPNSGSDALSMTTRADLRGDRWVLNGTKMWISNAKWADQFLVMAKVGGEKITAFVVERDTPGVSVSREEHKLGLKGSSTARVLLEDASIPSDNMIYEEGRGHIVAFNALNLGRFKLASMSIGPAREAMRLSSEYSRDRKQFGQPIANFGLIEQKFALMAARFYAAESMIYRTGALIDDAFAHYHAQGDLAPVQQNMRAAEEFSIECSMCKAFSTEAESFIVDESLQVFGGYGFTEEFGIARIYRDTRVSRIYEGTNEINRYFIAERMLRKLRDGTVQLPSSGGDFLSELVSRGYTHALKSTEHHQSELGALADLAILRYAEQSARLRASRDRGRFDDAVALFRNWAHGEAARAYQLLTGESVQIPATSRVDLSVLADRVHHADGPL; encoded by the coding sequence GTGACAACGTCGTCCGATGCCCTCACGGCCACCGTTTTTGGTGGCTCTTTCATCAGCGCCGATCCCCCGCAGACGTTCGCCCCCGAAGATTTCGGAGGCGACGAGCAGCTCATGATCAGCACTGCCGAGCAGTTCTCCCGCAAGTCGGTCTTGCCGGTGCAGGAGCAGCTTGATGCGCAGGAAGAAGGGCTGATGCCACGCCTGATCAACGAAGCGGGATCGCTCGGGTTTTGCGGCATCGATACGAATGACCAGTTTGGCGGCCTGGGCCTCGGCAAGAACCTCGCCGCTCGGATCCTCGAATTCCTCTCGCTCAATGCCAGTTTCAGCGTGACCATCGGCATCACGAGCGGGATCAGCCAGGTGGGTCTCCAGCTCTTCGGCAACGACTCCCAACGCAGCCGGTACCTGCCTGCGCTTGCGGCGGGCACCCAGATCGGTGCCTACTGCCTCAGCGAACCCAACAGCGGTAGCGACGCCCTCTCGATGACCACACGCGCAGACCTGCGGGGCGATCGCTGGGTCCTGAACGGCACGAAGATGTGGATCAGCAACGCGAAGTGGGCCGATCAATTCTTGGTTATGGCCAAGGTAGGCGGCGAAAAGATCACCGCGTTCGTGGTGGAGCGCGACACGCCCGGAGTCTCGGTCTCACGCGAGGAGCATAAGCTGGGCCTCAAGGGGAGCTCGACCGCTCGGGTCCTGCTGGAGGATGCGTCCATCCCGTCCGACAACATGATCTACGAAGAGGGCCGGGGCCACATCGTGGCCTTCAACGCATTGAACCTGGGCCGATTCAAGCTCGCGAGCATGAGCATCGGACCTGCGCGCGAGGCGATGCGCCTCTCTTCGGAGTACTCCCGCGATCGCAAACAGTTCGGTCAGCCCATCGCGAACTTCGGGCTCATCGAGCAGAAGTTCGCGCTCATGGCGGCTCGGTTCTACGCCGCCGAGTCAATGATCTACCGGACGGGCGCACTTATCGACGACGCCTTCGCGCACTACCATGCGCAGGGCGATCTGGCCCCCGTCCAACAGAACATGCGCGCCGCTGAGGAATTCAGCATCGAGTGCAGCATGTGCAAGGCCTTCAGCACCGAAGCGGAGTCGTTCATCGTGGACGAATCGTTGCAGGTTTTCGGCGGGTACGGGTTCACCGAGGAGTTTGGGATCGCGCGAATCTATCGCGACACCCGAGTCAGCCGCATCTACGAAGGCACGAACGAAATCAACCGCTACTTCATCGCAGAACGAATGCTGCGCAAGCTCAGAGATGGCACGGTCCAATTGCCCAGTTCGGGCGGCGACTTCCTTTCGGAACTCGTGTCCAGGGGCTACACTCACGCCCTGAAGAGCACCGAGCACCACCAGAGTGAACTCGGTGCACTTGCCGACCTGGCGATCCTGCGTTACGCCGAGCAGAGCGCGCGCCTGCGGGCCAGCCGCGATCGTGGACGGTTCGACGATGCCGTGGCGCTCTTCCGCAATTGGGCGCACGGCGAGGCCGCTCGGGCGTACCAACTGTTGACAGGCGAGTCGGTGCAGATTCCGGCCACTTCGCGCGTGGACCTGTCGGTCTTGGCCGATCGAGTCCATCACGCCGACGGCCCGCTCTGA
- a CDS encoding PEP-CTERM sorting domain-containing protein: protein MILTLRLAAVSLAAMTLSSAFALWNYAEDFSVGNGNPNSVWTYGVKGSDSPTGNFLAFPDHGSNSTWLYWIDNAHQLLGAPAATKNIGSTSINGIAPGEGNMHPGPNGEVVTVRWTAPTSGVFRIFGMFGVGDGGAIDAFVGTPTSLILEHRATFDSVGFDFTRSLNAGDSIDFGVGSAGSFYYDSTPLHASIEAVPEPLTLLGLGVGFALMARRRR from the coding sequence ATGATTCTCACACTTCGTCTCGCAGCCGTCTCGCTCGCTGCGATGACTCTGTCCTCGGCGTTCGCGCTATGGAACTACGCCGAGGACTTCTCGGTGGGGAACGGCAACCCCAACAGCGTCTGGACCTACGGCGTGAAGGGTTCCGACAGCCCTACCGGCAACTTCCTTGCCTTCCCCGATCACGGTAGCAACAGCACCTGGCTGTACTGGATCGACAACGCCCATCAGTTGCTCGGTGCCCCCGCTGCCACCAAGAATATTGGCTCGACCAGCATCAACGGCATCGCCCCAGGCGAAGGGAACATGCACCCCGGGCCCAATGGTGAGGTCGTTACGGTGCGGTGGACCGCGCCTACCTCCGGGGTATTCCGGATCTTCGGCATGTTCGGCGTAGGCGACGGCGGTGCGATCGACGCATTTGTCGGCACACCGACTTCGCTGATCCTTGAACACCGAGCAACATTCGATAGTGTTGGCTTCGACTTCACTCGTAGCCTGAACGCCGGTGACTCCATCGACTTCGGAGTGGGTTCGGCAGGGAGCTTCTATTACGACTCCACGCCGCTGCACGCATCAATCGAGGCGGTACCGGAGCCGCTCACGCTCCTTGGCCTGGGTGTCGGGTTCGCTCTGATGGCGCGTCGCCGACGCTAG
- a CDS encoding CAAX prenyl protease-related protein, which produces MIAKFEGKYPWLPYVLPMALFMGITAVEGKSEANYPLIYIAKVIIVVIALLMCRTALRDIRFDKQWIMPSIALGLVMLGVWVNVEQGIQYSKMGARSAFNPFEKIDDPTLRNVWMAFRFMGLALVVPVMEELFWRSFGLRIATQTDFLKLKIGEFSTTGFGIVVAVFAFSHPEWVPAAIFAAVTGLWVYHTRSIFACIVLHAVTNLGLGLYVVTQHQWKFW; this is translated from the coding sequence ATGATCGCCAAGTTCGAAGGCAAGTATCCGTGGCTGCCCTATGTGCTCCCGATGGCTCTGTTCATGGGAATCACCGCCGTCGAAGGCAAGAGCGAGGCGAACTATCCGTTGATCTACATTGCCAAGGTGATCATCGTTGTGATCGCCTTGCTCATGTGCAGAACCGCGCTGCGCGACATCAGATTTGATAAGCAGTGGATCATGCCTTCCATTGCGCTCGGGCTTGTGATGCTCGGTGTGTGGGTGAACGTGGAGCAAGGGATCCAGTACTCGAAGATGGGCGCGCGATCAGCGTTCAATCCGTTTGAGAAGATCGATGACCCAACTTTACGCAACGTTTGGATGGCGTTCCGGTTCATGGGCTTGGCGCTCGTGGTGCCGGTCATGGAAGAGCTCTTCTGGCGTTCCTTTGGTCTTCGCATCGCCACTCAGACCGATTTTCTGAAGCTCAAGATCGGTGAGTTCAGCACGACCGGTTTTGGCATCGTAGTTGCCGTCTTTGCCTTCAGTCACCCCGAGTGGGTTCCGGCCGCGATTTTTGCTGCCGTGACGGGTCTGTGGGTCTACCACACCCGAAGCATCTTCGCTTGCATTGTCCTGCACGCCGTGACAAACCTGGGTCTTGGTTTGTACGTTGTGACTCAGCACCAGTGGAAATTCTGGTAA